A region from the Populus trichocarpa isolate Nisqually-1 chromosome 18, P.trichocarpa_v4.1, whole genome shotgun sequence genome encodes:
- the LOC7458385 gene encoding cysteine--tRNA ligase, chloroplastic/mitochondrial isoform X1, giving the protein MGSLYRYYKPLTSICFSPPPTKSYLLHSIKFKTHFSPTKKTRLHRFFTSLTSSSLPSIKTNGGDASAASQSSELWLYNTMSRKKELFKPKVEGKVGMYVCGVTAYDLSHIGHARVYVTFDVLLRYLKHLGFDVHYVRNFTDVDDKIIARANELGEDPISLSKRYCEEFLHDMVYLHCLPPSVEPRVSDHMPQIIDMIERQILENGYAYRIDGDVYFSVDKLPEYGRLSGRKLEDNRAGERVAVDSRKKNPADFALWKSAKEGEPFWDSPWGPGRPGWHIECSAMSAAYLGHSFDIHGGGMDLVFPHHENEIAQSCAACRDSNISYWVHNGFVTIDSEKMSKSLGNFFTIRQVINLYHPLALRLFLLGTHYRSPVNYSDVQLESASERIFYIYQTLHDCENILSQHRVAFEKDAIPPDTINDINKFHDTLVTSMSDDLHTPVLLSALSDPLKIINDMLHTRKGKKQIKRIESIAALEKMVRNALMVLGLMPPTYNEALQQLREKALRRAKLTEDQILQKIEERTVARKDKDYEKSDAIRKDLAALGIALMDSPDGTSWRPAIPLALQEQQVAST; this is encoded by the exons ATGGGCAGTCTTTACAGATACTACAAACCCCTGACCTCAATCTGCTTCTCTCCACCGCCTACAAAATCTTACCTCCTCCattcaatcaaattcaaaaccCATTTTTCTCCCACCAAGAAGACAAGACTACACCGTTTCTTCACCTCTCTAACATCATCATCACTGCCCTCAATCAAAACCAACGGTGGAGATGCCTCTGCTGCAAGTCAATCATCAGAACTGTGGCTATACAACACAATGAGTAGAAAAAAAGAGCTATTTAAGCCAAAAGTCGAGGGTAAAGTTGGAATGTATGTTTGTGGTGTCACTGCTTATGATTTGAGCCATATTGGACATGCTCGTGTATATGTTACCTTTGATGTTTTATTAAG GTATCTAAAGCATTTGGGGTTTGATGTTCATTATGTTCGAAATTTCACCGATGTTGATGATAAG ATAATTGCTCGAGCGAATGAATTAGGAGAGGATCCGATCAGTTTGAGTAAACGGTACTGTGAAGAATTCCTTCATGATATGGTGTATCTTCATTGCCTTCCGCCTTCTGTTGAGCCACGTGTGTCAGATCACATGCCCCAAATAATTGATATGATTGAGCGG CAGATTCTTGAGAATGGATATGCCTACAGAATTGATGGGGATGTCTACTTTTCTGTTGACAAATTACCAGAATACGGGCGATTGTCTGGACGAAAATTAGAAGATAATCGAGCTGGTGAACGAGTTGCTGTGGACTCGAGAAAGAAAAACCCTGCTGATTTTGCATTGTGGAAG TCTGCGAAGGAGGGTGAGCCCTTTTGGGACAGTCCATGGGGTCCTGGAAGACCTGGGTGGCATATCGAGTGCAGTGCCATGAGTGCTGCTTATCTTGGTCACTCTTTTGACATACATGGTGGTGGAATGGACCTTGTGTTTCCCCATCATGAAAACGAAATTGCTCAGAGCTGTGCTGCATGCAGAGATAGCAATATAAGCTACTGGGTACACAATGGTTTTGTCACTATTGACTCAGAGAAAATGTCCAAATCCTTAGGAAACTTCTTCACAATTAGGCAG GTTATAAATCTTTACCATCCATTAGCTTTGAGACTTTTCCTGTTGGGGACCCACTATAGATCCCCAGTCAACTACTCTGACGTGCAGCTTGAAAGTGCTTCAGAACGTATATTTTACATCTATCAG ACGCTACATGATTGTGAAAATATTCTCAGCCAGCATCGTGTGGCATTTGAGAAGGATGCTATCCCGCCTGACACTATAAATGACATCAATAAGTTTCATGATACACTTGTCACCTCGATGTCAGATGATCTCCACACTCCTGTTCTTTTGTCTGCACTATCTGAcccattaaaaatcattaatgatatgCTACACACTCGAAAG ggaaagaaacaaataaagcgAATAGAGTCAATTGCTGCTCTGGAAAAGATGGTCAGAAATGCTCTTATGGTCTTAGGGTTGATGCCCCCAACTTATAATGAG GCTCTGCAGCAATTGAGGGAAAAGGCACTGAGGCGTGCAAAGCTGACAGAAGATCAAATATTGCAAAAAATCGAGGAAAGGACTGTAGCAAGAAAGGACAAAGACTATGAAAAATCAGATGCTATTAGGAAGGATTTAGCTGCTTTGGGCATTGCTCTTATGGATAGTCCAGATGGCACAAGTTGGAGACCAGCCATTCCGCTTGCTTTGCAAGAGCAGCAAGTTGCTTCAACTTGA
- the LOC7458385 gene encoding cysteine--tRNA ligase, chloroplastic/mitochondrial isoform X2, with translation MGSLYRYYKPLTSICFSPPPTKSYLLHSIKFKTHFSPTKKTRLHRFFTSLTSSSLPSIKTNGGDASAASQSSELWLYNTMSRKKELFKPKVEGKVGMYVCGVTAYDLSHIGHARVYVTFDVLLRYLKHLGFDVHYVRNFTDVDDKIIARANELGEDPISLSKRYCEEFLHDMVYLHCLPPSVEPRVSDHMPQIIDMIERILENGYAYRIDGDVYFSVDKLPEYGRLSGRKLEDNRAGERVAVDSRKKNPADFALWKSAKEGEPFWDSPWGPGRPGWHIECSAMSAAYLGHSFDIHGGGMDLVFPHHENEIAQSCAACRDSNISYWVHNGFVTIDSEKMSKSLGNFFTIRQVINLYHPLALRLFLLGTHYRSPVNYSDVQLESASERIFYIYQTLHDCENILSQHRVAFEKDAIPPDTINDINKFHDTLVTSMSDDLHTPVLLSALSDPLKIINDMLHTRKGKKQIKRIESIAALEKMVRNALMVLGLMPPTYNEALQQLREKALRRAKLTEDQILQKIEERTVARKDKDYEKSDAIRKDLAALGIALMDSPDGTSWRPAIPLALQEQQVAST, from the exons ATGGGCAGTCTTTACAGATACTACAAACCCCTGACCTCAATCTGCTTCTCTCCACCGCCTACAAAATCTTACCTCCTCCattcaatcaaattcaaaaccCATTTTTCTCCCACCAAGAAGACAAGACTACACCGTTTCTTCACCTCTCTAACATCATCATCACTGCCCTCAATCAAAACCAACGGTGGAGATGCCTCTGCTGCAAGTCAATCATCAGAACTGTGGCTATACAACACAATGAGTAGAAAAAAAGAGCTATTTAAGCCAAAAGTCGAGGGTAAAGTTGGAATGTATGTTTGTGGTGTCACTGCTTATGATTTGAGCCATATTGGACATGCTCGTGTATATGTTACCTTTGATGTTTTATTAAG GTATCTAAAGCATTTGGGGTTTGATGTTCATTATGTTCGAAATTTCACCGATGTTGATGATAAG ATAATTGCTCGAGCGAATGAATTAGGAGAGGATCCGATCAGTTTGAGTAAACGGTACTGTGAAGAATTCCTTCATGATATGGTGTATCTTCATTGCCTTCCGCCTTCTGTTGAGCCACGTGTGTCAGATCACATGCCCCAAATAATTGATATGATTGAGCGG ATTCTTGAGAATGGATATGCCTACAGAATTGATGGGGATGTCTACTTTTCTGTTGACAAATTACCAGAATACGGGCGATTGTCTGGACGAAAATTAGAAGATAATCGAGCTGGTGAACGAGTTGCTGTGGACTCGAGAAAGAAAAACCCTGCTGATTTTGCATTGTGGAAG TCTGCGAAGGAGGGTGAGCCCTTTTGGGACAGTCCATGGGGTCCTGGAAGACCTGGGTGGCATATCGAGTGCAGTGCCATGAGTGCTGCTTATCTTGGTCACTCTTTTGACATACATGGTGGTGGAATGGACCTTGTGTTTCCCCATCATGAAAACGAAATTGCTCAGAGCTGTGCTGCATGCAGAGATAGCAATATAAGCTACTGGGTACACAATGGTTTTGTCACTATTGACTCAGAGAAAATGTCCAAATCCTTAGGAAACTTCTTCACAATTAGGCAG GTTATAAATCTTTACCATCCATTAGCTTTGAGACTTTTCCTGTTGGGGACCCACTATAGATCCCCAGTCAACTACTCTGACGTGCAGCTTGAAAGTGCTTCAGAACGTATATTTTACATCTATCAG ACGCTACATGATTGTGAAAATATTCTCAGCCAGCATCGTGTGGCATTTGAGAAGGATGCTATCCCGCCTGACACTATAAATGACATCAATAAGTTTCATGATACACTTGTCACCTCGATGTCAGATGATCTCCACACTCCTGTTCTTTTGTCTGCACTATCTGAcccattaaaaatcattaatgatatgCTACACACTCGAAAG ggaaagaaacaaataaagcgAATAGAGTCAATTGCTGCTCTGGAAAAGATGGTCAGAAATGCTCTTATGGTCTTAGGGTTGATGCCCCCAACTTATAATGAG GCTCTGCAGCAATTGAGGGAAAAGGCACTGAGGCGTGCAAAGCTGACAGAAGATCAAATATTGCAAAAAATCGAGGAAAGGACTGTAGCAAGAAAGGACAAAGACTATGAAAAATCAGATGCTATTAGGAAGGATTTAGCTGCTTTGGGCATTGCTCTTATGGATAGTCCAGATGGCACAAGTTGGAGACCAGCCATTCCGCTTGCTTTGCAAGAGCAGCAAGTTGCTTCAACTTGA
- the LOC7465401 gene encoding uncharacterized protein LOC7465401, translated as MAVTSSPVALKEKEVVEKRSRSKRPGVRVVGGRIYDSDNGKTCHQCRQKTMDFAAACAIQKGNKLCTLKFCHKCLLNRYGEKAEDVALLDDWQCPKCRGICNCSFCMKKRGHKPTGILVYTAKENGFCSVSELLQIKGSENLNHNKDVKASDGSSKSASSYKESTVASPWKPGKENSFDGNIETNLHPQNLTPISAEKKSKKTKRKGLKEVGSGNRDAEINLEESGQKKTKREGLGKVSNGSTKGGYKKPLITEDVYENEMKTNEKDKGDVAKEKKSKTKSMELSKDKVKENKKHEDVSEKKRKTKAHPQEISKKELKNGKNEDAFVEKRRTKTQPQEVSQNEVLLGANCNGGLVCGFRSDKIQTETKMAGDSCKVDKFPAESQTTANERRTKKLQNKEIDVDIQLPQGTCLTAVAGIELPPETVGNALQFLEFCASFGKVLGLKKGQAEIALREIINGRRGRRLQSYHLAQIHVQLLSLIQKDIGEESPTLTTTNENSWFQALRKSVSKCHFLSKELPSNCFDWGNEGYDKLNSSEKLRLLNLICDEALNTKELRSWIDDENSKFLERQKEAKEKVLAAKDKEKKLKQKMLDEVAKAIIEKNGAPISVSNHKEMVSRIKSEAAQAHSEMLEAMALKKGLLSNAVRTEPVLLDVDGRAFWKLNGYNGQSDILLQDMGTWNSVAPSEKWLVYADEQKLEIEKYITSSRTKRLRVQKASETPSIDALK; from the exons ATGGCAGTTACTTCAAGTCCTGTTGCGTTGAAAGAAAAAGAGGTTGTAGAGAAGAGGAGTCGGTCAAAACGTCCTGGAGTTCGTGTTGTTGGAGGGAGGATCTATGATTCTGATAATGGGAAGACTTGTCATCAA TGCCGCCAAAAAACAATGGATTTTGCGGCAGCTTGTGCAATTCAGAAAGGAAACAAACTATGTACTCTCAAGTTCTGCCACAAATGCCTATTAAACAG ATACGGAGAGAAAGCAGAAGATGTAGCATTGTTGGATGACTGGCAGTGTCCCAAGTGTAGGGGCATTTGCAACTGTAGCTTCTGCAT GAAGAAACGAGGCCACAAGCCCACTGGAATACTTGTCTACACAGCCAAGGAAAATGGGTTTTGTTCTGTCTCAGAACTGCTGCAGATTAAAGGTTCTGAAAATTTGAATCACAACAAGGATGTGAAAGCCAGTGATGGTTCGTCAAAGAGTGCGTCGTCATATAAG GAGTCTACAGTCGCTTCTCCATGGAAACCAGGGAAGGAAAATTCTTTTGATGGAAACATTGAAACGAATCTGCATCCTCAGAATTTAACACCCATCTCTGCCGAGAAGAaatctaagaaaacaaaacgGAAAGGACTGAAGGAAGTTGGTAGTGGTAACAGGGATGCTGAAATTAATTTAGAGGAGAGTGgtcagaagaaaacaaaaagggaaGGACTAGGGAAAGTTAGTAATGGCAGTACGAAGGGTGGTTATAAGAAGCCTCTAATTACTGAAGATGTttatgaaaatgaaatgaagacCAATGAGAAAGATAAAGGTGATGTTGCAAAGGAAAAGAAGTCTAAGACAAAGTCCATGGAACTTTCCAAGGACAAAGTGAAGGAAAACAAGAAGCATGAAGATgtttctgaaaagaaaaggaagactaAGGCACATCCTCAGGAAATTTCTaagaaagaattgaaaaatggaaagaatgaaGATGCTTTTGTTGAGAAAAGGAGGACCAAGACACAGCCTCAAGAGGTTTCCCAGAATGAAGTTTTACTTGGTGCAAATTGTAATGGTGGACTAGTTTGTGGCTTTAGAAGTGATAAAATTCAAACGGAGACCAAGATGGCTGGAGACTCATGCAAAGTTGACAAGTTTCCTGCAGAATCTCAAACCACAGCCAATGAGAGGCGTACCAAGAAACTTCAGAACAAAGAAATTGACGTGGACATTCAATTGCCTCAGGGAACCTGCTTAACGGCTGTAGCAGGCATTGAGTTACCTCCCGAGACTGTTGGTAATGCATTGCAATTCTTGGAATTTTGTGCTAGTTTTGGTAAG GTTCTTGGTCTGAAGAAGGGGCAAGCTGAAATTGCACTCAGGGAAATAATAAATGGACGAAGAGGGCGTCGGTTGCAATCCTATCATCTAGCCCAGATTCATGTTCAGCTACTGTCTCTGATTCAAAAGGATATAGGAGAAGA ATCTCCAACCCTAACTACAACAAATGAAAACTCATGGTTTCAAGCTCTCAGGAAATCTGTCTCGAAATGCCATTTCTTATCAAAAGAACTTCCCTCTAATTGTTTTGACTGGGGTAATGAAGGATATGATAAGTTAAACAGCTCAGAAAAGCTTAGACTCTTGAATCTTATATGTGATGAAGCTCTTAATACCAA AGAGTTGCGCAGTTGGATTGATGATGAAAACTCTAAATTTCTTGAAAGACAGAAGGAAGCCAAAGAAAAAGTTCTTGCAGCAAAGGATAAG gagaaaaaattgaaacagaAGATGCTAGACGAGGTGGCCAAAGCTATTATTGAGAAAAATGGCGCTCCCATTTCTGTTTCTAACCATAAAGAAATGGTTTCACGAATAAAAAGTGAAGCTGCACAAGCCCACTCAGAAATGCTGGAGGCCATGGCACTGAAGA AGGGATTATTATCCAATGCTGTCAGAACAGAGCCTGTCCTTCTGGACGTTGATGGCCGAGCTTTCTGGAAACTAAATGGCTACAATGGTCAATCAGATATTCTGCTTCAAG ATATGGGTACATGGAATTCTGTTGCACCAAGTGAAAAATGGTTAGTATATGCTGATGAACAGAAACTGGAAATTGAGAAATACATCACTTCCTCGAG